The genome window TTTACCGCAAGAAAACATTATTGGACACGCTTGTTTTCGCTTTTGGCCTTTAAAGCGCAGTGGATTTGTGTAAGATTTGATCAAATGCCTAGCGACTAAAGTCGCGGAATCAACAAAGTCCATCTTCGTGGACTAAAGAATAAGCTTTTTTGTGTTGAACTTTTGTATTATCAAAAGCATAGATAGTGCATCAACTTGCTAATTGTTACTCCTGCTAGTGACAAACGCCGTTGCAAGTCAACCAAATTACGATATGGTCCAAGCGATGTGCGATTTTGTACTATGGCTGCTGCTAAAGTTCGATCGATAACTGGAATTTTTACTAATATTTCTATTGTTGCTGTATTAGGATTCACTAGCGGCTGTAGATAACATTCTTCGTCGTAGTAACAAAACTTCAGCACAACTTCCAAAGGTTTCAGTCGTTGTAACGGCATATTCAAGGCAGCGGCAATATCCTCAACGCAGTAGAACTGAACACCACTGCGGCGTAATTCTACGAGCGATCGCGCCTGATGAATTGAGATTCCTGGTAATCTGAGCCAATCATCGACACTCGCTTGATTCACATCGATGCGGATACCTAACGCGGCGGCGATCGCAATTTCAGCTAGCGACTCCATGCGGTAGTATGGGTCATTGAGTAACTTAGTTCGGATTGTCTGAGACTGCAACCAGTTCTGAAGCATCGTGGAGTCAGGTTCTTCTTGCCTGTGAAGCGTGTTTCTATTTAAACAATTTTATTTAACAATTGGCGGCGTTTTTGTTCAAATTCATACTCAGAAATCAGTCCGTCTTGGCGTAAATCATCGAGTTGACGTAAAGCATCA of Gloeocapsopsis sp. IPPAS B-1203 contains these proteins:
- a CDS encoding ComEA family DNA-binding protein; amino-acid sequence: MLQNWLQSQTIRTKLLNDPYYRMESLAEIAIAAALGIRIDVNQASVDDWLRLPGISIHQARSLVELRRSGVQFYCVEDIAAALNMPLQRLKPLEVVLKFCYYDEECYLQPLVNPNTATIEILVKIPVIDRTLAAAIVQNRTSLGPYRNLVDLQRRLSLAGVTISKLMHYLCF